Proteins encoded within one genomic window of Marasmius oreades isolate 03SP1 chromosome 4, whole genome shotgun sequence:
- the HHT2_2 gene encoding histone H3, giving the protein MARTKQTARKSTGGKAPRKQLAAKSSARKSTAAAAGGVKKPHRFRPGTVALREIRRYQKSTELLIRKLPFQRLVREIAQDFKTDLRFQSSAVMALQEAAEAYLVSLFEDTNLAAIHAKRVTIQPKDLALARRLRGERT; this is encoded by the exons ATGGCCCGAACGAAACAAACAGCTCGTAAATCTACTGGAG GAAAGGCACCTCGTAAACAATTGGCAGCCAAGTCTTCTGCTCGCAAGTCTACTGCA GCAGCTGCTGGAGGAGTGAAGAAGCCTCATCGATTCAGGCCTGGAACAGTTGCTCTTCGTGAAATCCGAAGATATCAAAAGTCGACGGAGTTGTTGATTAGAAAGCTTCCTTTCCAACGACTTGTTCGTGAAATTGCCCAAGACTTCAAG ACTGATTTGCGATTCCAATCGTCTGCTGTTATGGCTCTTCAAGAAGCTGCTGAGGCATATCTTGTCTCGCTGTTTGAAGATACGAATTTGGCAGCTATTCATGCGAAGCGTGTTACTATTCAACCCAAGGATCTTGCCCTTGCCCGTCGTCTCCGTGGGGAAAGAACATAG
- a CDS encoding uncharacterized protein (MEROPS:MER0035036), with protein MLRSTGLYARSLFQKFNTRPYSSRRPFSFSYNAKFPRLNNSVNGARSGSSSSTVIDAGNVSFAAKVGRPSIRNQIIFVLLGSGAAYTYASLTTDLETNLLLKKVKEQSTGFTFMSITNRDLTRVQNMELVKKLRLRFAEWNAMIVDLPPFIRQRLSMLYLAIFQPYADASQGRRLCWKICLLNLGVWFMWKIRQPMMLRSFAHNPLSGASFTLLTSMFSHQGFLHLALNCLALESFGSAAYVYLNNSVSQEAPEKLESTSVYHWLAFYVSAGMFSSLVSHIASVTFKYPRLIAQLSSPVSNVPKTADTWAAAVAASSSTANSSRSLFSSLTKSSTSSSTVAAAAAPKPTLIPPSLGASGAVYACVTMTALAFPQAQVSLIFPPSYPLDIQTAVVGLVALDMIGIMRGWKMIDHWAHLGGAAFGAAYYAYGPKLWAHLRNETQPR; from the exons ATGCTTCGGTCAACCGGTCTTTACGCTCGCAGTCTATTTCAGAAATTCAATACACGACCCTATTCATCGAGACGGCCTTTCTCCTTCAGTTACAACGCAAAATTCCCCCGGCTAAATAACAGTGTTAACGGCGCTCGGTCAGGCTCAAGTTCTTCAACCGTCATCGATGCTGGGAATGTTTCCTTCGCTGCGAAGGTAGGGAGACCATCAATAAGGAACCAAATAATT TTCGTTCTCCTTGGTTCTGGTGCTGCTTACACATATGCTTCGCTCACCACCGACCTGGAGACCAATCTGCTTCTCAAAAAAGTCAAGGAGCAATCTACGGGCTTTACCTTCATGAGCATTACCAACCGAGATCTTACTCGCGTTCAGAATATGGAGTTGGTCAAG AAACTCAGGCTCAGATTTGCGGAATGGAATGCAATGATTGTCGATCTTCCTCCATTCATACGGCAACGACTATCCATGCTTTACCTTGCAATCTTCCAGCCCTACGCAGACGCGTCGCAGGGTAGACGATTATGTTGGAAGATCTGTTTATTGAACTTGGGCGTGTGGTTTATGTGGAAAATACGACAACCTATGATGTTGCGTAGTTTTGCCCACAATCCATTATCTGGCGCAAgtttcaccctcctgaccaGCATGTTCAG CCATCAAGGCTTCCTACATCTGGCTTTGAACTGTTTAGCGCTCGAGAGTTTCG GCTCGGCTGCTTATGTTTACCTCAACAACTCCGTTTCACAGGAGGCACCCGAAAAATTAGAATCGACATCTGTCTATCATTGGCTCGCATTCTATGTGTCGG CTGGAATGTTCTCCTCATTAGTTTCGCACATTGCCTCCGTGACATTCAAATATCCTCGGCTCATCGCGCAGCTCTCCTCTCCCGTTTCCAATGTCCCCAAAACCGCCGATACATGGGCTGCCGCCGTCGCGGCTTCATCGTCAACCGCCAACTCATCCCGTTCCCTTTTCTCCTCTCTCACCAAATCTTCTACTTCTTCATCCACTgtggcagcagcagcagctccCAAACCAACTCTGATACCCCCGTCTCTAGGTGCCTCGGGGGCCGTTTACGCCTGTGTGACGATGACTGCGCTAGCCTTCCCACAAGCACAAGTTTCGTTGATATTCCCGCCGTCGTATCCTCTGGATATCCAGACAGCAGTCGTGGGCTTGGTCGCCCTCGACATGATTGGGATAATGAGGGGCTGGAAGATGATTGACCATTGGGCGCATCTCGGTGGAGCTGCGTTTGGGGCTGCGTATTACGCCTATGGTCCGAAATTATGGGCTCACTTGAGGAATGAGACCCAACCGCGGTAA
- the GPI1 gene encoding phosphatidylinositol N-acetylglucosaminyltransferase subunit gpi1 (BUSCO:EOG09261RWJ), which produces MSGKLASEYDSWKKLQHIYDTERSKLVLKELFAQDPDRFSKFSAEYNSKDGPDVTFLLDYSKNLITKPILETLLALAKEAEVEAFRDKMFAGEHINTSEDRAVLHVALRNFNDFKIEEAGTEEVDAVLEHIKKFTDAVRSGEWKGYTGKTINAIVNIGIGGSDLGPVMVTEALKPYSKRDLKAHFVSNIDGTHIAETLRECDPERTLFIIASKTFTTQETITNAETAKTWFLDSAKEGQHVAKHFVALSTNTKAVTAFGIDKENMFQFWDWVGGRYSLWSAIGLSIALVIGHDNFKALLKGAHGMDKHFKETPLERNLPVLLAIVGIWYTSFYGSQTHALLPYDQYLHKFADYFQQGDMESNGKSITKGGQRVDYQTGPIIWGASGTNGQHSFYQLVHQGTKLIPADFIAPTTSHNPIANSKHHRILLSNFFAQPEALAFGKTEEQVRQDLGPNASEALVKSKIFEGNRPSNSIMFPLLTPATLGAIIAMYEHKIFVQGIVWGINSFDQMGVELGKVLAKSILSQLDKPEDVKGHDSSTTGLIHYYQKYRKE; this is translated from the exons atgagCGGCAAACTTGCTTCAG AATACGATTCCTGGAAGAAACTCCAGCACATCTACGACACTGAGCGTTCCAAGCTCGTTCTCAAAGAGCTCTTCGCTCAGGATCCTGATCGATTTTCCAAATTTTCAGCGGAGTACAACTCTAAGGATGGCCCCGATGTTACCTTCCTTCTGGATTACTCAAAAAATCTGATCACGAAACCGATTCTCGAGACTTTGCTTGCACTCGCTAAGGAAGCAGAAGTCGAGGCATTTAGAGACAAAATGTTCGCGGGCGAGCACATCAACACATCCgaagatcgagcagttcttcACGTTGCTCTGCGGAACTTcaatgacttcaaaatcgaGGAGGCTGGTACCGAGGAAGTGGACGCCGTCCTTGAGCACATAAAGAAGTTCACGGACGCGGTCCGAAGTGGAGAATGGAAGGGCTACACTGGGAAGACCATCAATGCCATCGTCAACATCGGCATCGGTGGATCAGACCTGGGTCCAGTCATGGTAACTGAAGCGCTTAAGCCTTATTCCAAGCGTGATCTCAAAGCGCATTTTGTGTCCAACATCGATGGAACCCACATCGCCGAGACCCTCCGAGAATGTGATCCTGAACGTACTCTCTTCATCATTGCTAGCAAGACGTTCACTACACAAGAAACGATCACCAATGCCGAGACTGCCAAAACTTGGTTCCTTGATTCAGCGAAGGAGGGACAGCACGTCGCGAAACACTTCGTGGCGCtcagcaccaacaccaaggCCGTTACTGCATTTGGTATCGACAAGGAGAACATGTTCCAATTCTGGGACTGGGTTGGTGGCAGATACAGTTTGTGGAGCGCTATTGGCTTGTCGATCGCGCTAGTCATCGGACACGATAACTTCAAGGCGTTGCTCAAAGGTGCACATGGAATGGATAAGCATTTCAAAGAGACGCCCCTCGAGAGGAATCTTCCGGTCTTGCTCGCGATCGTCGGAATCTGGTATACCTCCTTCTATGGGTCTCAAACTCATGCCCTTCTCCCATACGATCAATACCTTCACAAGTTCGCGGATTACTTCCAGCAG GGCGATATGGAGTCGAACGGGAAATCGATCACAAAAGGTGGCCAGCGCGTGGACTATCAAACTGGG CCAATTATCTGGGGTGCATCTGGTACCAACGGGCAGCACTCCTTCTATCAGCTTGTTCACCAGGGTACAAAGTTGATCCCAGCTGACTTCATCGCACCCACGACGTCCCACAACCCTATAGCCAATTCCAAGCACCACCGCATCCTCCTCTCCAACTTCTTCGCTCAACCAGAGGCCCTGGCTTTTGGAAAGACGGAAGAACAGGTCCGCCAGGATTTGGGACCGAATGCTTCCGAAGCTCTGGTAAAGAGTAAAATCTTCGAAGGCAACAGACCTAGCAACTCGATTATGTTCCCACTTTTGACACCTGCAACGCTCG GTGCCATTATTGCGATGTACGAACACAAGATATTCGTCCAGGGTATCGTTTGGGGTATCAATTCATTCG ATCAAATGGGCGTTGAACTCGGCAAGGTCCTGGCGAAGAGCATTCTTTCTCAGTTGGACAAACCAGAAGACGTCAAAGGACATGACAGCTCG ACCACCGGATTGATTCATTACTACCAGAAATACAGGAAGGAGTAA